The proteins below come from a single Melospiza melodia melodia isolate bMelMel2 chromosome 12, bMelMel2.pri, whole genome shotgun sequence genomic window:
- the LOC134423417 gene encoding G-protein coupled receptor 35-like, whose product MENCTHRGAHGNIVVLQLVVYIPVLVLGIPLNAIALWVFCCKIKRWTETKVYMINLIMADSSLLFTLPFLLYFTSYRHPIDRLCLTIQNIYFTNMPMSVFMITLIAIDRYLAIKFPLKAKILRSPLKSASVCGFFWIATITYSLLYRTHRGNQDGFCFQKQSLLPKYSSLFYSICGYFIPLGIVMFCSVQIIRCLKKKMATGPHETKLFQKAVQIVSVNLCVFAVCFSPFHISLLLRFAVETAGACSLMPGVITYIKVSACLANCNCCLDTFCYYFAAKEFPEFSSMFPKCIFIRSKMNQSKESQPPTDQVMI is encoded by the coding sequence ATGGAGAACTGCACTCACAGAGGTGCACATGGCAACATTGTGGTGCTTCAGCTGGTTGTGTACATCCCAGTGCTCGTTCTGGGGATCCCACTGAACGCAATTGCCTTATGGGTCTTCTGCTGCAAAATCAAGAGGTGGACCGAGACCAAGGTGTACATGATCAACCTCATCATGGCAGACTCTTCCCTGCTCTTCACCCTGCCTTTCCTTCTGTATTTTACCAGCTACAGACATCCTATAGACCGGCTGTGTTTAACCATACAAAACATCTATTTTACAAACATGCCTATGAGCGTCTTCATGATCACCCTGATTGCGATTGATCGATACCTTGCAATCAAGTTCCCTCTAAAAGCAAAGATCCTTCGATCCCCACTGAAGTCAGCTTCTGTCTGTGGCTTTTTCTGGATAGCAACAATAACTTATTCCCTTTTGTATCGCACACATCGCGGTAACCAGGACGGTTTTTGCTTTCAGAAACAATCTCTTCTACCTAAATATTCCTCCTTATTCTACAGCATCTGTGGGTACTTTATTCCCTTAGGGATTGTGATGTTTTGCTCCGTACAAATCATCAGATGTCTAAAAAAGAAGATGGCCACAGGCCCTCATGAGACAAAATTATTCCAGAAGGCTGTGCAGATAGTTTCTGTGAATTTGTGTGTGTTTGCTGTCTGTTTCTCACCTTTCCACATCTCACTGCTCTTGCGGTTTGCGGTGGAAACTGCTGGAGCTTGTTCTCTGATGCCAGGAGTTATAACCTACATTAAGGTCTCTGCATGCTTAGCAAATTGTAACTGCTGTCTGGATACATTTTGCTATTATTTTGCAGCCAAAGAATTTCCAGAGTTTTCTTCTATGTTCCCCAAGTGTATATTTATCAGGTCCAAGATGAACCAAAGCAAAGAGTCACAGCCACCCACGGATCAAGTGATGATATGA
- the LOC134423416 gene encoding G-protein coupled receptor 35-like encodes MNVSNNCSTTNLEPHPHVRLIEFALYSFIFFFGALFNVLAFWVFSCKMKKWTETRVYVMNLVFADFSVICTLPSMVYLLWNKSARGELCQFAETMYFINMLVSIYTVSFISIDRYIAIKHPLKARAFRSPSKAALLCGLLWVVVIVSATIQRMHHRHADLCFQTNTLPAALSLLAIFFVFTLPFAILIFCSTEVIRDLKKHLNTTSPEEKSIHKAVHIIYANLIVFMICFLPAFLGLLARFIMESFGATCFLLCVMKNFSSVLRCIATSNCCLDSVFYYFVTREFQEAFLQPKASTQQAEATHPLQIQTC; translated from the coding sequence ATGAATGTGTCCAACAACTGCAGCACCACAAATCTAGAACCTCACCCCCATGTTCGCCTCATTGAGTTTGCTCTGTAtagcttcattttcttttttggaGCACTATTTAATGTCCTTGCCTTCTGGGTGTTCTCCTGCAAGATGAAGAAGTGGACAGAAACCAGGGTGTATGTGATGAATTTAGTCTTTGCAGATTTCTCTGTCATCTGCACCTTGCCTTCCATGGTTTATTTGCTCTGGAATAAGTCAGCCCGAGGGGAGCTCTGCCAGTTTGCAGAGACAATGTATTTTATCAACATGTTAGTGAGCATCTACACCGTTTCATTCATCTCCATTGATCGATACATTGCCATAAAGCACCCTCTGAAAGCCAGGGCCTTCAGGTCCCCGTCAAAGGCTGCCCTCCTCTGTGGGCTCCTGTGGGTCGTGGTGATAGTCAGTGCCACCATCCAGCGGATGCACCACAGACATGCAGATCTCTGCTTCCAGACCAacaccctgcctgctgctctcagcctgctggccattttctttgttttcactCTCCCATTTGCCATCTTGATCTTCTGCTCCACAGAAGTCATCAGGGACCTCAAGAAACATCTGAACACGACTTCACCGGAGGAGAAATCGATCCATAAAGCTGTACACATAATTTATGCAAATCTGATTGTATTTATGATATGTTTCCTGCCAGCCTTCCTCGGGCTGCTCGCCAGGTTCATCATGGAGAGCTTTGGAGCTACCTGTTTTCTGCTCTGTGTCATGAAGAACTTCTCCTCCGTGTTGAGGTGCATTGCCACGTCCAACTGCTGTCTCGATAGTGTCTTCTACTACTTTGTCACCAGGGAGTTCCAGGAAGCCTTTCTACAGCCCAAAGCCAGCACTCAACAAGCAGAGGCAACCCACCCCTTGCAGATACAGACATGCTAA
- the LOC134423418 gene encoding G-protein coupled receptor 35-like, which translates to MQGRQASHLPAGLLQAPQSAGGGTSHTNGDDRGSSALCSGAPRVLSRPALLLSQPPEIVIRGHLTGHVQGALLVLPAQHSTAGLEELTLSEDSKRTGTVRFDTPKMNHSSCNITAYEIFSVFQLCVYIPVLVLGIVLNVLALWVFCYKLGKWTETRVYMVNLAVADCLLLFTLPFKTLSQFQRLKVGGWCLVLEGGYFTNRFMSIGIITLIAADRYLAIKYPLRSKALRSPLMAAFASGVLWTVIICETSLIKSFEDRREDDFCFEKSSVTPSVITLCTIIAGFFIPLLILSYCSIKIIAELRRKKTDNCCNEMLTRKAVYIVSANMAVFIICFLPLYLGHLLRFVLDSVSSDCSAIQSVNNFVHFASILANTNCCLDAICYYFVNQEFKEASPKLAKSKSEAGEGAEIQLSLVTR; encoded by the exons atgcagggcagaCAAGCCTCTCACCTCCCTGCAGGGCTATTGCAGGCTCCTCAGTCAGCAGGAGGTGGTACAAGCCACACCAATGGTGATGACAGAGGAAGCTCTGCCCTTTGTTCAGGAGCACCGCGGGTGCTTTCTCGGCCCGCGTTGCTGCTCTCACAGCCACCAGAAATTGTGATCAGAGGACACCTGACTGGTCATGTGCAAGGAGCACTGCTCGTCCTGCCTGCACAGCACTCCACAGCTGGGCTGGAGGAACTCACTCTCTCCGAGGACAGCAAGAGAACAG GAACTGTACGTTTTGATACTCCCAAAATGAACCACAGCAGCTGCAATATCACAGCCTATGAAATATTCTCAGTTTTCCAGCTGTGTGTTTACATCCCAGTTCTGGTTTTGGGCATTGTGCTGAACGTGTTGGCGCTGTGGGTGTTCTGTTACAAACTTGGCAAATGGACAGAAACCAGAGTGTACATGGTCAACTTGGCTGTGGCTGACTGCTTGCTGCTCTTCACCTTGCCGTTCAAAACTCTGTCCCAGTTCCAGCGCCTGAAGGTGGGTGGCTGGTGCCTGGTTCTGGAAGGTGGCTATTTCACAAACCGCTTCATGAGCATCGGCATCATCACCCTCATTGCTGCTGACAGGTACCTTGCAATCAAGTACCCTTTGAGATCCAAGGCACTCAGGTCTCCACTGATGGCAGCTTTTGCCTCTGGAGTCCTCTGGACAGTCATCATCTGTGAGACTTCTCTCATTAAAAGCTTTGAGGACCGAAGAGAAGATGATTTTTGCTTTGAAAAATCTTCTGTGACGCCCTCGGTGATCACACTGTGTACCATTATTGCGGGGTTTTTCATACCACTGCTCATCTTGAGTTACTGCTCCATAAAAATCATTGCAGAGCTCAGGAGGAAGAAGACTGACAACTGTTGCAATGAAATGCTGACCAGGAAAGCTGTCTACATTGTGTCTGCAAACATGGCTGTGTTCATCATCTGCTTTTTACCTCTTTATCTCGGGCATCTGCTCCGCTTCGTCCTGGACTCCGTCAGCTCCGACTGCTCGGCAATACAGAGCGTCAACAACTTCGTGCACTTCGCCTCCATCCTGGCCAACACAAACTGCTGCCTGGATGCCATTTGTTACTACTTTGTCAACCAGGAATTTAAGGAAGCATCTCCCAAGCTAGCAAAGTCCAAATCTGAGGCCGGTGAAGGAGCTGAAATTCAGCTCTCACTTGTAACACGTTAA